In Nitrospirota bacterium, the sequence CTGCGATGCTTCATGAAGATAACTGCCGTAGGAATGCCCGAACTCGCTGATCAGTGATTCCAGCGGCTGCAGAGCAAGCTCCCCGATAGTAATTATGCCCATGGCCGTCAGGCGGGCCCCGGTCTTCGGCCCCACACCCGAGAGCTTCCGGACCGGAAGCGGCCAGATCCTGGTTGCGATATCGCTTTCAACGATGATCGTGAGCCCGTCAGGCTTCTGCATATCCGAGGCGATCTTGGCGAGCAGCTTGTTGGGCGCGATGCCGACGGAACAGGTAAGGCCTGTTGCCTGCCGGATCCGCTGCTTGATGTCCATCCCGATATTCTCGGACGATCGCGGGCTGTCCGAGATGTCCAGGAACGCCTCGTCGATGCCCATGTCCTCCATGACAGGACTGAATTCGCGCAGCACGTTCTTGACGATCCCGGATACCCGGGAATACTCGGTGTAATCCACGGCCAGGAACACGCCTTCCGGGCAGAGCTTATACGCTGTCCGGAGCGGCATCGCTGAATGGATCCCGTACTTTCGCGCCTCGTAGGAGGCCGTGGAGACCACTCCCCGCCTCGTCGGGTCGCCTGCGCCGCCCACGATGACCGGTTTGCCAGCAAGCTCGGGCCGCCGCTTCTGCTCGACCGCGGCAAAGAAGGCATCCATGTC encodes:
- the dinB gene encoding DNA polymerase IV, which gives rise to MRRILHMDMDAFFAAVEQKRRPELAGKPVIVGGAGDPTRRGVVSTASYEARKYGIHSAMPLRTAYKLCPEGVFLAVDYTEYSRVSGIVKNVLREFSPVMEDMGIDEAFLDISDSPRSSENIGMDIKQRIRQATGLTCSVGIAPNKLLAKIASDMQKPDGLTIIVESDIATRIWPLPVRKLSGVGPKTGARLTAMGIITIGELALQPLESLISEFGHSYGSYLHEASQGIDERPLITFWEPRSLSRETTFERDVSDWQVLARTLVELVKEVVADLGERGYGSRTVTVKIRFDDFKTHTRSLTLDAPANTEDVIRRAAFECMKRVAFTKKVRLIGVRLSGLDKI